The Deinococcus arcticus sequence GCCTTGTCTGTGGCGCGGGATCTGGAAACCTTCGCCCCGCGCGCCCGCAGCGCCACCCTGCAGGACCTGCTGCCGCTGGTGCGCCTGCTGAGCACCATGGTTGAGCGGCTGTCCTACGCCTTTGCCGAGCGCGACCTGAGCGCTGCCCGCGACGTGATGCGCCTGGACTACGAGCAGGTGGACGCCCTGTACGAGCAGATGCAGCGCGCCAGCCTGACCCGGCTGCTGGAACGCCCCGACGACACCGACGTGGCCCTGACCGCCGGGCGCATGGCCCGCAATCTGGAGCGTCTGGGTGACCATCTGGTGAACGTGGCCGAGCGCCTGGAAGTGCTGATTCTCCAGGGCCCGGAATAAGGGGCAGGAACTGGTGCGGCTGACCCTATCAGACAGCCTTTTCAAGCGGTAGGGGGCGAATGCGAAGTGGCCAGAGCTGGACTGCTCTGGCCGCTTTGTTTTGAAAATGCGGGAGGGCGCCTGTTCGTTCAGTGCCGTGGCGGCAGGGCGCTCACCCGCAACGGCTCTACACCACCGGGGCCACGCGGTTGGTGTGCAGGGCGCGTTCTTCCTGCTGGCCGCCCCGCAGCAGCGGCATCACCAGTTCGCCAAAGCGGCGCGCTTCTTCGAGGTGCGGGTAGCCGCTGAAAATAAACGAGCTGAAGCCCATGGCCTCGTAGCGGCGAATCTTGGCGGCCACCTGGGCTGGGTCGCCCACAATCGCCACGCCCACGCCGCTGCGGGCCATGCCCACCCCGGCCCACAGGTTCGGCTCGACCATCAGGTCCTCGCCCACGCCGCGCAGCAGGTCAATCTGGCGCTGCTGGCCGACCCCGTCAATGTGGGCGTGGCTGGCCACGAAGGCGGCGCGCACCGCCGGGTCCACCCGCGAAATCAGGCGCTCGGCGGCGGCGCGGGCCTCGGCTTCAGTCTCGCGCACGATCACGTGGGTGCGCAGGCCGTAGCGCAGGGGTCGGCCTGTCTGGGCTTCCAATGCCCGCATCTGGGTCAGGCGCTCCTGTAGCATGTCCTCGCGCTCGCCCCACATCAGGTAGACGTCGGCCAGGTCGGCGGCGATGGTCTGCGCGGCGGGCGAGGCGCCGCCAAAGTACAGCGGAATGGGGGCGACCGGGGGCGGGTCCAGCACGGCGTCCTCAAAGGCGTACAGGTCGCTGCGGTGGGACTGGGGGGGCGGCGCAGTCCACAGCTGGCGCAGAATGGTCATGAAGTCGCGGGTGCGTTCATAGCGGCGGGCGTGGTCCTCGAAATCGCCGTACATGGCATTTTCGGCGGGGCTGCTGCCCGTCACGATGTTCAGGCGCACCCGGCCTGGAAACAGGTTTTGCAGGGTGGCCAGCATCTTGGCGTACATGGCCGGGTGAAACATGCCCGGCCGCACAGCGATCAGCAGCCCTGGGTCGGTGGGGGCGCTGCGGGCCAGGGCCGCCACCGCCGCCGTGTAGTTCTCGTGTTCGCTGTGGTAGTTCGTGGCCGTCAGCAGGGCGTCAAAGCCCGCCTCGCCCGCCGTGCTGATGAGGCTTTGCAGGTACGCCAGCGTGGGCCTGCGCGGCGGCTTGTCTTTGGTGCCAATAAACTCGCCGTCCCGCGAGAGCTGCAAGAACCAGAGAAATTCGGACTGCGAAGAGTGGGTCACGGAGAAACAGCCTCCTGGAAGATGAACGAATTGAGGTGTAAGGACGGCGTCCTGGCCACGCTGCGTCTCAGGTGACTC is a genomic window containing:
- a CDS encoding phosphate signaling complex PhoU family protein; this encodes MLSLTLAQLDAMKDANARAEFAGLTRQARALETETDALEREIEDLCLTAFGHGPSGQDLAFFLMVFRSLTNLERVGDYALSVARDLETFAPRARSATLQDLLPLVRLLSTMVERLSYAFAERDLSAARDVMRLDYEQVDALYEQMQRASLTRLLERPDDTDVALTAGRMARNLERLGDHLVNVAERLEVLILQGPE
- a CDS encoding LLM class flavin-dependent oxidoreductase, whose product is MTHSSQSEFLWFLQLSRDGEFIGTKDKPPRRPTLAYLQSLISTAGEAGFDALLTATNYHSEHENYTAAVAALARSAPTDPGLLIAVRPGMFHPAMYAKMLATLQNLFPGRVRLNIVTGSSPAENAMYGDFEDHARRYERTRDFMTILRQLWTAPPPQSHRSDLYAFEDAVLDPPPVAPIPLYFGGASPAAQTIAADLADVYLMWGEREDMLQERLTQMRALEAQTGRPLRYGLRTHVIVRETEAEARAAAERLISRVDPAVRAAFVASHAHIDGVGQQRQIDLLRGVGEDLMVEPNLWAGVGMARSGVGVAIVGDPAQVAAKIRRYEAMGFSSFIFSGYPHLEEARRFGELVMPLLRGGQQEERALHTNRVAPVV